TGGTGAAAGACGCGATGTATAACGGTTCGTTGTTGATTCGCCTGTTGCAGGGGTGACAACTTTTCCCTGATCCACTAAAAATTGCGCTATCTCAAGCTGACCCTGAAAGTCTTCTTTTAGACTTTTGCCACTGGATCATTCTTTTTAACACAATGGCAGATGGAGTCAGCGATGCTTAAGCGCGTCTTTATTACCGGTACAGATACCGCCGTCGGGAAAACGGTGGTGTCCCGCGCCCTGTTACAGGCGCTGGCCGCCACCGGCAAACGCGTGGTGGGCTATAAGCCGGTGGCGAAAGGCAGCAAAATGATGCCGGAGGGGCTGCGCAACAAAGATGCCCTGGTGCTGCAAAGCGTGTCCTCCCTGACGCTGCCGTATGAGGCCATCAATCCCATCGCATTTAGCGAAGAAGAGAGCAGCGTGGCGCACAGCTGCGCCATTAACTATTCGCTGCTATCAAACGGCCTCGCGCAGCTGTGTGAACAGGCGGATCACGTCGTGGTGGAAGGCACAGGCGGGTGGCGCAGCCTGATGAACGATTTACGCCCGCTTTCTGACTGGGTAGTGCAGGAGCAGTTGCCGGTGCTGATGGTGGTCGGCATTCAGGAAGGGTGCCTGAACCATGCGCTGTTGACCGCGCAGGCCATAGCGAGCGACGGCCTGCCGCTGGTGGGCTGGGTGGCGAACCGTATCAATCCGGGGCTGGCGCATTACGCCGAAATCATTGAGGTGTTGAGCCAGAAGCTGCCTGCGCCGCTGATAGGCGAATTACCGTACCTGCCGCGCGCCTCGCGACGCTTCACAAACCCCAGCGGCTTCTCGTTCTCATCCACAACCGTCACGGAACGCATATCGTTGTCGTCCATCAGCGCGAACGCCTCTGCAAGCGGCGTCGAACTGCGCACCGTAATCGTCGGCTGTTTGTCCGTTACATCGCCCGCCTGGATCAGCAGCAGGCGTTTGAGCGTGCGATCCTGGCCCACGAAAGAGCCGACAAACTCGTTGGCCGGTTTCGCGAGCAGCTCGTCAGGGCTGGCGCACTGAATGATTTTCCCCTGGCGGAACACCGCGATGCGATCGCCAAGCTTCAGCGCTTCGTCGATATCGTGGCTCACCAGCATCACCGTTTTCTTCAGCTGGCGCTGCATCTCCAGGAACTGATTCTGGATAACCTCACGGTTAATTGGGTCGACCGCGCCGAACGGTTCATCCATCAGCAGCACCGGCGGATCCGCCGCCAGCGCGCGAATAACGCCGATACGCTGCTGCTGCCCTCCGGACATCTCTTTCGGGTAGCGGCTCAGGAAGCGTTTCGGATCCAGCGCCACCATCGCCATCAGCTCGGTCGCGCGTTCCTTGCAGCGCGCTTTATCCCAGCCCAGCATCCGCGGCACCACAGTGATGTTCTCTTCAATCGTCATATTCGGGAACAGACCAATCTGCTGAATGACATAACCGATATTGCGCCGCAGCGTGACGGTATCGAGATCGGTTGTGTCTTCGCGGTTAATAAAAATCTTGCCCCCGGATGGCGCTATCAGCCGGTTAATCATCTTCAGCGTGGTGGTCTTGCCGCAGCCCGACGGGCCGAGCAGCACGCACATTTCGCCTTCCGGCACGTTCAGGTTAACGTTATCGACAGCGTTAAACGTCTGGCCGTTCTTCTGCACAAACTGTTTGGTGAGGTTTTCAAGTTTAATCATTAGCGGATCCCCTTCGGCGTCAGCACAACCTGCAGGCGGTGCAGTAACCAGTCCAAAATAATGGCCAGTAAACAGATCATCAGCGCACCGGCGATAAGCATACGAATGTCGCTCCCGCCGATGCCGTTAAGCAGCAGTAACCCCAGACCGCCCGCGCCGATAACGGCGGCGATCGCCATCACGCCGATATTCATCACCACCGCAGTGCGGATGCCGCCGAAAATCACCGGCAGCGCCATGGGGATTTCCACCCAGCGCAGACGCTGCCAGAACGTCATGCCGATACCACGACCGGCTTCGCGAAGCCCCGGCGGCAGGCTGTCGAGCGCGGTGTGCGTGTTACGAACAATCGGCAGCAGCGAGTAAAGAAACACGGCGGTGATGGCGGGCAGGGCGCCGATACCCTGGCCTATCAGCGAAAAGAGCGGGATCATCAGCCCGAACAGGGCGATGGACGGAATGGTGAGCACCAGCGTCGCCAGCCCCAGCACCGGCGTGGCGAGCCATTTATGGCGCACAATCAGAATGCCGAGCGGCACGCCGATAACAATCGCGAAGCCCACCGCCAGCAGCACCAGCCACAGGTGCTGGATCGTGAGGCTCGCCAGAAAACCGGCGTTATCGATCATATAGTGAATGGTATCCATCATCTCTCCTTAAAGCAGACCTTTGTCGCGCAGGAAGTCGCGGGCGACCTGCTGCGGCGTCTGGTGATCGATATCCACCTTCGCGTTAAGCGTGGTGATGGTCTCGTTGTCCATCAGGCCGGAGATCGTATTCAGCGCCTCCTCAAGCCCCGGATTCGCCGCCAGCGTATCCTTACGCACGACCGGCGTAACGGCGTAACTCGGGAAAAAGCCTTTATCATCCTCCAGCACTTTTAAATCGAACCCTTTCACGCGCCCGTCGGTGGCGTAAACCAGGCCTGCGTCCACAAAGCCGTCGCGGATGGCGTTATAGACCAGCCCCGGGTCCATCTGGCGGATCTGCGGACGGTCGAGCGGCATGTTGTACGCCTGTTGCAGCGGCTTCATGCCATCGCTGCGCCCGTAAAACTCCAGATCGAGCGCCAGCATCCAGTTGTTATCCGGATCGGTTTTGCGCACCTGTTCGATTTTCTCCGCCAGCTGCGACATCGTCGAAATATGCTCCTCTTCGGCGCGTTTGCGCTGCATCGCGAACGCATAGGTGTTGTTCATGCTGGCGGGTTTCAGCCACACCAGCCCGAGCTTCGCGTCGAGCTTTTTCACCGTGTTATAGGTTTCCTCGGGCGTCATTCGCTTGTTGATATGGTTGAAGATAATCAGCGATGTGCCGGTGTACTCCCAGGTCATATCCACCTGTTTGTTGATCATGGCGTTGCGCGAAATCACCGTCGCGATATTGGTGCGCGGCTCCACCTGAAAGCCTTTCTTTTGCAGGTACAGCACCGTCATGGCGGAGAGAATATGTTGCTCGGTAAAGCTCTTGGTGGTCAGCACCAGCGGTGCTGCGCGAGCAGCGGTTGTGGCCAGCAGCAGACCTGCGGCTGCAATGGTCAGCCAGCGATTCAGCAAGGTCATCGGAAGCTCCTTATCATCAGGCGGTATGCGGGCTGAGCACGCGGCCAAGTGCTGCGAGCGCCATATCCAGAATCAGCGCGAACAACGCCGTGGCGGCGGCGCCAAGAATGAGCGTCGGGAAGTCGTTCAGGTAGATGCCCGGGAAAATCAGCTCGCCGAAGCTGCTCGCGCCGATAAGAAAGGCCAGCGGCGCGGTGCCGACGTTAATGGCGGTGGCGATGCGAATGCCGGAGAGCATCACCGGCCAGGCGTTCGGCAGCTCCACCTGCCACAGCCGCTGGCCTTTGGTCATGCCGATGCCGTTGGCAGCTTCAATTAGCGAGCCTGGCACCGAGCAGAGCCCGGCATAGGTGTTACGCACAATCGGCAACAGAGAGGCGAGGAACAGCGCCACGATAGCGGGTTTATCGCCAATGCCGACCACCACCATCGCGAGTGCCAGAACCGCCAGCGGCGGCAGGGTATTGCCGACATTAAAAATCTGCATTGCGTATTCCGCAAAGCGGCGCGCGGCCGGGCGGCTTAACAGAATGCCGCTCGGGATACCGACGGCGAGCGCCAGCGCCATAGAGCTGAACACCAGAATCAGGTGCTGTTTACCCAGATAAAGCAGATCTTCGCGGCGAGCGGCGAGGGTGTCAGGGCCGATGCCCCAGACCAGCAATCCGATGACGACCGCGAGCCCGGCCAGCGCCCCGATGGCGCGTAAAGTCAGTGAGGCTTTCTGCATGAGGCGTTGTCTCCCTGGTGCACGTTTTATGGCGATGAGGATCGCCTGTTGTTATGCCGTGTGTCGGCAGGGTGTATTGACCTATAGCAACCGGGAGGGAAGGATTCCACATTGCGTTACCTTTAACCGGCGAATGATTTACCCCGGCAATTAACGATTTTCCCTTACCCCGCCTCGTTTAATGGGGGTGACAGAGAATTATCTTAAAAGGGGCGGGCACTAAGTGACACCGTAACAATTAGCCGGGCTGCGACGAAAAAATCCCGGTATGGCGCGCAGTTATGATAGGGTCGGAAAAAACCGAAACCTGAAGACGGAACGTAAAACGATGGGGCTGTTGATAAAAGCGCTGCTCGGCGCGGCGGTCGTGGTGCTGATAGGGATGCTGTCGAAAACGAAAAACTATTACATCGCGGGGCTTATCCCGCTCTTCCCGACGTTTGCGCTGATCGCCCACTATATCGTCGTCACCGGGCGCGGCGTGGAGGCGCTGCGCACCACGGTGATTTTCGGTATGTGGGCCATTATTCCTTACTTTGTCTATCTGGCCTCGCTGTGGGTGCTAAGCGGCATGGTTAAAGTGCCGCTGGCGCTCGGCGGCGCGGTGGCCTGCTGGTGCCTGAGCGCCTGGCTGCTGATTGCGCTCTGGAGCCGCTTTCACTAACGGTAGAGCGGCTTTTGGGCCACGGGCATGAGAAGCCCGCTGCGCCAGTGGGCAAACGTCGCGCGGGTCAGCTCGCCCAGCGCCTCGTAAAACGGATGTTGCGCCTGCGCACAGAACACCTCCAGAAAGCGCGGCGCGAACGGCAGTAGATGCCAGGCCAGCAGTTCGTCCAGCTCGCGAGTTTTTCCCTGTTCCGCAAGCCAGGCGGCCAGCAGCAACAGCAGACCAATATGATCCGCGGGTTCATTTAGCGGCGTTTCAAAAGCGATGGCGTTGTCACGCAGCCAGCTCTGTAACGCAAGCGTGGAGTCGCCAAACAGCACCGACTCGCGATCGAGCCAGACCGATCCCCACGGCGGCGCGGGCAGCGCGTGCGGGCCGATAAAGAGCCGCTGCCACGCCTGCGCCAGCGTTTCATCCCCGCTGTTCAGCGTGACAAAGCCTGCCATACGCGTGGTATCAAGCGCGCAGGGCCATTCGCGTTCCCAGCCCGGTGTGCGCAGCGCGTCGATGATAGCGCGCGCTTCGGACGCATCGGGCGAGTAATAAAAGAGCGCGCCCAGAATGCGGGCGCAACAGGCGATATCCGTTAATTCTTGTTTCACTGCGTCACTGTCCTGAAAAAGCCGGGCGGCGTCGCCGCCCGGAGATTATCCCGCAACGGCCATACCGACCGTCATATGCAGCCCATAAAAGAGGCCGCGACCGATAAGCTCAGCCACCAGCACCAGCGCAAACCCCGCCGCCAGCCCCCATGGGCGCGGCGGAACGCGACGCGCCAGCGGGCAGAGCCAGCAGCCGATGCCAGGCGCCAGCAGCGCCATGCGCCACGCCTGCCAGAAGCCGTAATCCGGCAGCAGGGCGCTCGCCTGTTGGACGGAGCTGTGAATACCCGCAAGGCCCGCGCTCTGCATCAGCGCCGCCGCGGCGCTTATCACCAGTGCGAATACGCTCACTATCGCGAAGGCCCGCGGGCCAGTAACGCCCGCGACGGCGAGCAGGAGCGCGCCGAGCAGTGGCCCGCCAAGGAACGCCGTCAGGAAAAAGCCGAGCGTGGTATAGCCGTTATGCCAGGTCGGCACGGTGTTTATTTGATAAACGCGGGTCATCGCGAAGATAAACAGCACGCCGAGCGCCATCGCCACGATGAGCCAGATTTTGCCGAGCGTGTCTGGCATTTTCCCGAGCACCGCCACCAGCCACCACAGCCCGCCAACCGCGAAAAAGAGCGATCCGCTGGCGATTTCATTACTGAGCGGCGAGTGCCCGAGTCGGTTCAGTGAATTGAACGCGCGCAGCGGCGAGCCGAGATGCATCACCGAGGCGATAAACGCGATGCCCATTAATACCCAGAGAAAAAACATGGCGCGCACAATGCGCGGACGTTCATTCTCTGTGCCTGTCAACCACACCAGCCCGGTGATGATAAGCCCGCCCGCTACGCACTGGCCGAGTACGGTGAATAACACCAGCGGCCATTCATGCCATCCGCTTCCCATTTCAGACCTCCTTCGGATTCGCCAGTTTGCCGGTGGTATCACCGGTCGGGCGGCTGTTTGCGTTGGGTTTAATCACAATATTCGAGCGGGTGAAGTGCGCGGCGGGCAGCGGCGCGACCTGCGCCAGCGCGCCGTACTTTTTACGCAGTTCGTCAATCGGTGCCATATCCAGCGCGCGCAGCGGGCAGGATTCAACGCAAATCGGTTTTTTGCCCTCGGCGATGCGTTCATAGCAGCCGTCGCATTTAGTCATATGCCCTTTGGCGGCGTTGTACTGCGGCGCGCCGTACGGACAGGCCATATGGCAATAGCGACAGCCAATGCAGACATCTTCATTCACCACCACAAAGCCGTCCTCGCGCTTGTGCATTGCGCCGCTCGGGCACACTTTGGTGCAGGCGGGATCTTCACAGTGATTACAGGCTATGGAGAGGTAGTAAGCGAAGACGTTTTGCTGCCAGACGCCGTTATCTTCCTGCCAGTCGCCGCCCGCGTATTCATAGATGCGGCGAAAGCTGACGTCGGGGGTGAGATCTTTGTAATCCTTGCACGCCAGCTCGCAGGTTTTACACCCGGTGCAGCGGCTGGAATCGATATAGAAGCCATATTGTGTGGTCATCGGAACTCCTTACACCCTGGCAAGCTGGACTAAATTGCTGTGCGACGGATTGCCTTTCGCCAGCGGCGACGGCCGTTGCGTGGTCAGCACATTGATAGACCCGGCGTGATCGACGCCCTCGGCGTCAGGCTGGTACCACGCGCCTTCGCCCAGCGCCACGACGCCTGGCATGATGCGCGGCGTCACTTTCGCCTCGATGCGCGCTTCGCCCCGCGCGTTCCAGACCCTTACCAGGTCACCGTCGTTAATGCCGCGCGTCTGCGCATCCTGCGGGTTGATCCAGATCTGCTGGCGACACGCGGCCTGTAGCACATCCACGTTGCCGTAAGTCGAGTGGGTGCGGGATTTGTAGTGAAAACCGGTGAGCTGGAGCGGGTACTGCGCGCGCAGCGGGTCGCTTACTTGTTCAAAACCGGGGCTGTAGACCGGCAGCGGATGAATGACATCGCCTTCCGGCAGTTGCCAGTTAGCTGCGATATCGGCAAGCGCTGAAGAGTAGATCTCGATTTTGCCGGAGGGCGTGTCGAGCGGGTTCGCGGCCGGGTTTTCCCGGAAAGCCTGATAGGCAACGTGATGGCCCTGCGGATCGCGAAGCTTAAAAATGCCCTGTTTGCGGAAGGTGTCGAAATCCGGCAGTTCCGGGATAGCGCGTTGCGACTGCGCGTAAAGGTGGCGCAGCCAGCCTTCCTGCGTGCGGCCTTCGGTAAATTGCTCGCCGACGCCCATGCGCGCCGCGAGGGCGCTGGTGATGTCATAGATAGTGCGGCATTCAAAGCGCGGCGCAATCGCCTGGTCGGCGAAAATCACGTAGGCCATGTTCCCGCAGGAGGCGTCAAGCGCGAAATCCATCTGCTCAGACGCGGTGCAGTCCGGCAGCAGGATATCGGCGTAGCGCGCCGAGGCGGTCATATGGCAGTCGATCACCACAATCAGCTCGCACTTTTTGTCATCCTGCAAAATCTCATGGGTGCGGTTGATCTGCGAGTGCTGGTTGATAAGACAGTTACCGGCGTAGTTCCAGATCATCTTAATCGGCACGTCGAGCTTCTCTTTGCCGCGCACGCCGTCGGCGGTGGCGGTCATCGACGGGCCGCGCTCGATGGCGTCGGTCCAGGTGAACATCGAGATGCTGGTCTCAACCGGGTTTTGAAGCGTCGGCATCCGCTCGAAGGGGAGTGAGAATGAACCTTCGCGCGCGCCGCTGTTGCCGCCGTGAATGCCTACGTTCCCCGTGAGGATGGGGAGCATCGCTATCGCGCGGCAGGCCAGCTCGCCGTTGGAATGGCGCTGCGGCCCCCAGCCCTGCGCGATAAACGCCGGTTTCGCCTCACCGATTTCGCGGGCGAGTTTGATAATACGCGCCTCGGGAATGCCGGTGATGGGCGCGGCCCATGCAGGCGTTTTGGCGGTGCCATCCGGCCCGTCGCCGAGAATATACGCCTTATAGTGACCGTTCGCAGGCGCGCCGGGCGGCAGGGTTTTCTCGTCATAGCCGACGCAGTAGTTGTCCAGGAACGGTTGATCGACATAGTTTTCAGCGATCAACACCCAGGCGATCGCGGCGGCCAGCGCGGCGTCGGTGCCGGGGCGGATCGGGATCCACTCATCTTCGCGCCCGGCGGCAGTATCGGTATAGCGCGGATCGATGACTATCATCCGCGCCTGCGATTTCGCGCGCGCCTGCTCAAGGTAATACGTTACGCCGCCGCCGCTCATACGGGTTTCGCCGGGGTTATTGCCAAACAGCACCACCAGCTTGCTGTTTTCAATATCAGACGGGCTGTTGCCGTCGGCCCAGCCTCCATAGGTGTAACTAAGGCCGGCTGCGATCTGCGCGCTGGAGTAATCGCCGTAATGGTTAAGATAGCCGCCGCAGCAGTTCATCAGCCGGGCAAGCAGCGTTTTCCCCGGCGGCCAGGAGCGGGTCATGGTGCCGCCGAGCGTGCCGGTGCCGTAGTTCAGGTAAATCGCCTCGTTACCGTAGTCGCTGATGATGCGCTTCATGCCCCGGGCGATGGTGTCCAGCGCCTCATCCCAGCTGATGCGCACAAATTTGCCTTCGCCGCGTTTGCCGACGCGCTTCATCGGGTATTTCAGGCGGTCCGGGTTGTAGACGCGCCGCCGCATAGAGCGCCCGCGCAGGCAGGCGCGCACCTGGTGCAGCCCGTCGTAGTCATCGCCGCCCGTGTTATCCGTTTCGACATAGCGGATTTCGCCATTCACTACATGCATACGCAGCGGGCAGCGGCTGCCGCAGTTAACGGTACAGGCGCTCCAGACGACGCGCTCGTCCGGCGGGCTGATGGCGTGCTCGACGGCGGCGGCCACCTGTCTGACCCCGAAGGGCAGGGAGATGCCGCCTGCCGCGAGCGCCAGACCGCCAAGCGCGGTGGATTTCACCAGCGTGCGACGGCTGATCCCGACCGGATTATCGGTATTTGACATTACTCACTCCTTGTCTCCTGAGCGGAGACTCAATGTGTTTTCTGATTGTGATTTTGTAGTTATGGTCGGCCTGCTGGCGCGCGTTTCTGGCGACGCCAGAAGGGCGAGAGGCAGGTGGCGACAGGTGCGACGATGAAACCGGATTGCAGAAAAGTAGATGGCTAATGATTAGCGCAGGGAAGAGTTTTACTCATTACGGAGTAGAAAACGTTAACGAGGGTCAAACGAGGGTCAATAGATGTGGCATATGGAAGGCGGGAAATAAAAAAGGGGCCGAAGCCCCGTATGCGATTATTGCGGTTCGCTGGCTGCGCCCTGTGACGTTCCGCCGCCTGTGGCGTTGCCACTCTGGGTGCGGGTATAGAGAATTTTTTGCGTATCGTTCGCGCAATGCCCGACCACCTGCGCATCCGGCTGGTCAGCCTGGTCGTGAGGAACGATAGTTAACGTAAACCCGTTTTCCGGTACGCCGTTATTAATGATGCGCTGTTCAATATCGGCTTTAACCCGTTCACAGGAGTTTTGCGCGGCGCTGACCGGTAATGTCGCAGCCAGCAGGAGGGCACCTGCCCAGTAACGTTTTTTCATTAACGGCTCCTTATTGACGTAAAACAGATGTAGTAAGCATAGCAGTTGTTATATATATCACTGACTTTTCAGATATCATGCCGCTTTTGGCGAGGCCGCAGAAGGATAATAAAGACGTGAAAAACTACGTGACGGTAATGATGGTAACGCTTGTGCTGACCGGCTGCGATAAGCCGGACGCGCTCGCGCCGTTCAGCCCGGAGATGGCAAGTTTCTCAAGCGAGTTTAATTTCGATCCGCTACGCGGCCCGGTAAAAAACTTCACCCAGAAGCTGATTAACGACAGCGGCGAGGTGGAGACGGAAGTGAACGGTACGCTCTCGCAAGAGGGGTGCTTCGAGACGCTGAACTATTCCGACAAGCCGAGCAACAGCCATCTGGCGCTGGTGCTGGATGCCAATTATTACCTCGACGCGCTAAGCCGCGAAAAGCGTATCCGTCTACAGGGCAAATGCCAGCTGGCCGAACTGCCTTCTGTGGGTATGGTCTATGAAACCAACGATCGCGAATTTGTGGTGAAAGGGCACACGCCGGACGTATCAACCATCTACCGCTACGATGATGAAGGTTATCCGCTCGGCAAAACCAGCAAAGCGAAAGACGCCGAGCTTGCCACCGTCGCGACGCCGAGCGATAAGCGTAAAAAGCATGATTACACGTCGGTGACGACGCTTAACGATAAGGTTATCGATACGGCGAAGCAGAGCTGCGAATATGACCGCCATCTCAACCCGTCAAGCTG
The genomic region above belongs to Cronobacter malonaticus LMG 23826 and contains:
- the osmW gene encoding osmoprotectant ABC transporter permease OsmW, with amino-acid sequence MDTIHYMIDNAGFLASLTIQHLWLVLLAVGFAIVIGVPLGILIVRHKWLATPVLGLATLVLTIPSIALFGLMIPLFSLIGQGIGALPAITAVFLYSLLPIVRNTHTALDSLPPGLREAGRGIGMTFWQRLRWVEIPMALPVIFGGIRTAVVMNIGVMAIAAVIGAGGLGLLLLNGIGGSDIRMLIAGALMICLLAIILDWLLHRLQVVLTPKGIR
- the osmX gene encoding osmoprotectant ABC transporter substrate-binding protein OsmX; the protein is MTLLNRWLTIAAAGLLLATTAARAAPLVLTTKSFTEQHILSAMTVLYLQKKGFQVEPRTNIATVISRNAMINKQVDMTWEYTGTSLIIFNHINKRMTPEETYNTVKKLDAKLGLVWLKPASMNNTYAFAMQRKRAEEEHISTMSQLAEKIEQVRKTDPDNNWMLALDLEFYGRSDGMKPLQQAYNMPLDRPQIRQMDPGLVYNAIRDGFVDAGLVYATDGRVKGFDLKVLEDDKGFFPSYAVTPVVRKDTLAANPGLEEALNTISGLMDNETITTLNAKVDIDHQTPQQVARDFLRDKGLL
- the osmY gene encoding osmoprotectant ABC transporter permease OsmY; amino-acid sequence: MQKASLTLRAIGALAGLAVVIGLLVWGIGPDTLAARREDLLYLGKQHLILVFSSMALALAVGIPSGILLSRPAARRFAEYAMQIFNVGNTLPPLAVLALAMVVVGIGDKPAIVALFLASLLPIVRNTYAGLCSVPGSLIEAANGIGMTKGQRLWQVELPNAWPVMLSGIRIATAINVGTAPLAFLIGASSFGELIFPGIYLNDFPTLILGAAATALFALILDMALAALGRVLSPHTA
- a CDS encoding GlpM family protein; the protein is MGLLIKALLGAAVVVLIGMLSKTKNYYIAGLIPLFPTFALIAHYIVVTGRGVEALRTTVIFGMWAIIPYFVYLASLWVLSGMVKVPLALGGAVACWCLSAWLLIALWSRFH
- the dmsD gene encoding Tat proofreading chaperone DmsD yields the protein MKQELTDIACCARILGALFYYSPDASEARAIIDALRTPGWEREWPCALDTTRMAGFVTLNSGDETLAQAWQRLFIGPHALPAPPWGSVWLDRESVLFGDSTLALQSWLRDNAIAFETPLNEPADHIGLLLLLAAWLAEQGKTRELDELLAWHLLPFAPRFLEVFCAQAQHPFYEALGELTRATFAHWRSGLLMPVAQKPLYR
- a CDS encoding DmsC/YnfH family molybdoenzyme membrane anchor subunit; this encodes MGSGWHEWPLVLFTVLGQCVAGGLIITGLVWLTGTENERPRIVRAMFFLWVLMGIAFIASVMHLGSPLRAFNSLNRLGHSPLSNEIASGSLFFAVGGLWWLVAVLGKMPDTLGKIWLIVAMALGVLFIFAMTRVYQINTVPTWHNGYTTLGFFLTAFLGGPLLGALLLAVAGVTGPRAFAIVSVFALVISAAAALMQSAGLAGIHSSVQQASALLPDYGFWQAWRMALLAPGIGCWLCPLARRVPPRPWGLAAGFALVLVAELIGRGLFYGLHMTVGMAVAG
- a CDS encoding DMSO/selenate family reductase complex B subunit, producing MTTQYGFYIDSSRCTGCKTCELACKDYKDLTPDVSFRRIYEYAGGDWQEDNGVWQQNVFAYYLSIACNHCEDPACTKVCPSGAMHKREDGFVVVNEDVCIGCRYCHMACPYGAPQYNAAKGHMTKCDGCYERIAEGKKPICVESCPLRALDMAPIDELRKKYGALAQVAPLPAAHFTRSNIVIKPNANSRPTGDTTGKLANPKEV
- the dmsA gene encoding dimethylsulfoxide reductase subunit A codes for the protein MSNTDNPVGISRRTLVKSTALGGLALAAGGISLPFGVRQVAAAVEHAISPPDERVVWSACTVNCGSRCPLRMHVVNGEIRYVETDNTGGDDYDGLHQVRACLRGRSMRRRVYNPDRLKYPMKRVGKRGEGKFVRISWDEALDTIARGMKRIISDYGNEAIYLNYGTGTLGGTMTRSWPPGKTLLARLMNCCGGYLNHYGDYSSAQIAAGLSYTYGGWADGNSPSDIENSKLVVLFGNNPGETRMSGGGVTYYLEQARAKSQARMIVIDPRYTDTAAGREDEWIPIRPGTDAALAAAIAWVLIAENYVDQPFLDNYCVGYDEKTLPPGAPANGHYKAYILGDGPDGTAKTPAWAAPITGIPEARIIKLAREIGEAKPAFIAQGWGPQRHSNGELACRAIAMLPILTGNVGIHGGNSGAREGSFSLPFERMPTLQNPVETSISMFTWTDAIERGPSMTATADGVRGKEKLDVPIKMIWNYAGNCLINQHSQINRTHEILQDDKKCELIVVIDCHMTASARYADILLPDCTASEQMDFALDASCGNMAYVIFADQAIAPRFECRTIYDITSALAARMGVGEQFTEGRTQEGWLRHLYAQSQRAIPELPDFDTFRKQGIFKLRDPQGHHVAYQAFRENPAANPLDTPSGKIEIYSSALADIAANWQLPEGDVIHPLPVYSPGFEQVSDPLRAQYPLQLTGFHYKSRTHSTYGNVDVLQAACRQQIWINPQDAQTRGINDGDLVRVWNARGEARIEAKVTPRIMPGVVALGEGAWYQPDAEGVDHAGSINVLTTQRPSPLAKGNPSHSNLVQLARV
- a CDS encoding DUF1161 domain-containing protein, producing the protein MKKRYWAGALLLAATLPVSAAQNSCERVKADIEQRIINNGVPENGFTLTIVPHDQADQPDAQVVGHCANDTQKILYTRTQSGNATGGGTSQGAASEPQ
- a CDS encoding YnfC family lipoprotein gives rise to the protein MKNYVTVMMVTLVLTGCDKPDALAPFSPEMASFSSEFNFDPLRGPVKNFTQKLINDSGEVETEVNGTLSQEGCFETLNYSDKPSNSHLALVLDANYYLDALSREKRIRLQGKCQLAELPSVGMVYETNDREFVVKGHTPDVSTIYRYDDEGYPLGKTSKAKDAELATVATPSDKRKKHDYTSVTTLNDKVIDTAKQSCEYDRHLNPSSCVLEITDASATPPVVHKFTIQNEINYY